A region of Rhizorhabdus wittichii RW1 DNA encodes the following proteins:
- a CDS encoding histone family protein DNA-binding protein (PFAM: histone family protein DNA-binding protein), producing the protein MNTADIAGVVAAEQGIDKAAAKRVIDAALKAITDAAKKGDEVSLPGFGKFKVTDRPAREGRNPATGATLTIAASKKVSFTAAKALKDALNG; encoded by the coding sequence ATGAACACTGCCGACATCGCAGGCGTCGTCGCCGCCGAACAGGGTATCGACAAGGCTGCCGCCAAGCGCGTCATCGACGCCGCCCTGAAGGCGATCACGGACGCCGCCAAGAAGGGTGATGAAGTTTCGCTGCCGGGCTTCGGCAAGTTCAAGGTCACCGACCGCCCGGCGCGCGAAGGCCGCAACCCGGCGACCGGCGCGACCCTGACGATCGCCGCGTCGAAGAAGGTCTCGTTCACCGCCGCCAAGGCGCTGAAGGATGCGCTGAACGGCTGA
- a CDS encoding 3-isopropylmalate dehydratase, large subunit (TIGRFAM: 3-isopropylmalate dehydratase, large subunit~PFAM: aconitate hydratase domain protein) — MTGAASRPRLLFQKVWDAHVVADIGDGAVLLYIDRHLVNEVTSPQAFEGLRLAGRKVRRPGGTIAVADHNVPTDDRSGGVAAIAEPESRLQVEALERNVAEFGVPYVPLRSRRQGIVHIIGPELGLTLPGTTIVCGDSHTSTHGAFGALAFGIGTSEAEHVLATQTLIQRPAKAMLIRVDNRLGAGVTAKDLILHIIGRIGTGGATGHVIEYAGEAVTALDMAGRMTLCNMSIEAGARAGMIAPDETVYAWLANAPHAPKGAAFERARAYWDTLRSDEGADYDRTVVIDAREVAPMVSWGTSPEAVTTIDGAVPDPAAIADEAQRGQTQAMLDYMGLRPGAPIAGTPIDMAFIGSCTNGRIEDLRAAAAMIGGRRVAPGVRALVVPGSGQVKAAAEAEGLDRLFLDAGFEWREAGCSMCLGMNPDQLGPGQRCASTSNRNFEGRQGPGGRTHLMSPAMAAAAALAGHIVDPRHIANPQRP; from the coding sequence ATGACCGGCGCGGCGTCGCGGCCGCGGCTGCTGTTCCAGAAGGTCTGGGACGCGCATGTCGTCGCCGACATCGGCGACGGCGCAGTGCTGCTCTATATCGACCGCCACCTGGTCAACGAGGTGACGAGCCCGCAGGCGTTCGAGGGGCTGCGCCTTGCCGGCCGCAAGGTGCGCCGGCCCGGCGGCACGATCGCGGTCGCCGACCATAATGTCCCGACCGACGACCGTTCGGGCGGCGTCGCCGCGATCGCCGAGCCCGAGAGCCGGCTTCAGGTCGAGGCGCTCGAACGCAATGTCGCCGAATTCGGCGTCCCCTATGTGCCGCTGCGCAGCCGCCGGCAGGGGATCGTCCACATCATCGGGCCGGAGCTGGGCCTGACCCTGCCCGGCACCACCATCGTCTGCGGCGACAGCCACACCTCGACCCATGGCGCGTTCGGCGCGCTCGCCTTCGGCATCGGCACGTCGGAGGCGGAGCATGTCCTCGCCACCCAGACGCTGATCCAGCGGCCGGCGAAGGCGATGCTGATCCGGGTCGACAACCGGCTCGGCGCCGGGGTGACCGCCAAGGACCTGATCCTCCACATCATCGGCCGGATCGGGACGGGCGGGGCGACCGGCCATGTCATCGAATATGCCGGCGAGGCGGTGACGGCGCTCGACATGGCGGGGCGGATGACCCTGTGCAACATGTCGATCGAGGCGGGCGCCCGCGCCGGCATGATCGCGCCCGACGAGACGGTCTATGCCTGGCTCGCGAACGCGCCGCACGCGCCGAAGGGCGCGGCGTTCGAACGGGCGCGGGCCTATTGGGACACGCTGCGCTCCGACGAGGGCGCCGACTATGACCGCACCGTCGTGATCGACGCGCGCGAGGTCGCGCCGATGGTGAGTTGGGGCACCAGCCCCGAGGCGGTGACGACGATCGACGGCGCGGTCCCCGATCCGGCGGCGATCGCCGATGAGGCGCAGCGCGGCCAGACGCAGGCGATGCTCGACTATATGGGGCTGCGGCCCGGCGCGCCGATCGCCGGCACGCCGATCGACATGGCGTTCATCGGAAGCTGCACCAACGGCCGGATCGAGGACCTCCGCGCGGCGGCGGCGATGATCGGCGGACGCCGCGTCGCGCCGGGCGTCCGCGCGCTGGTCGTGCCCGGCTCGGGCCAGGTCAAGGCGGCGGCCGAGGCCGAGGGGCTCGACCGGCTGTTCCTCGACGCCGGCTTCGAATGGCGCGAGGCGGGCTGCTCGATGTGCCTCGGCATGAACCCCGACCAGCTCGGGCCGGGGCAGCGCTGCGCCTCGACCTCGAACCGCAATTTCGAGGGGCGGCAGGGGCCGGGCGGGCGCACCCACCTGATGTCCCCCGCCATGGCCGCCGCTGCGGCGCTGGCCGGCCATATCGTCGATCCGCGCCATATCGCCAATCCGCAAAGGCCCTGA
- a CDS encoding transcriptional regulator, LysR family (PFAM: regulatory protein, LysR; LysR, substrate-binding), with the protein MPPLFIWALFIWGQADRGYKIRRRGAALTENARTGSKRDLTAGFLRNYDLVSLRLLLAAIEEGNLAKVAAQENISLSAVSRRISDLEGRIGVKLLQRHDRGVSPTDAAIASLPRLRGVFDLIDRMAEDFAEVSAGTRGVVRVRAHLTAIIGRLPERIASFTAAHPGIDIVVDEANSPDVVHALQVGGCDLGFVSGTIDTASLDIFPWMVDELVVVMRDDHALSGQERLRFEQLLDHPFIGMATGSSLHTLLRGQAAALGRSLDEVARVSTFEGVREMVAAGMGVGILPSAAVARVAAAQGIAVRGLDEPWAERPLVICARDRAQLSAAARKFLDHLLDGQAPKRG; encoded by the coding sequence ATGCCGCCCCTTTTCATTTGGGCCCTTTTCATTTGGGGACAGGCCGATCGCGGCTATAAGATCCGCCGGAGGGGAGCAGCTTTGACGGAGAACGCCCGGACCGGCTCGAAGCGCGACCTCACCGCCGGTTTCCTGCGCAATTACGACCTCGTCTCGCTGCGATTGCTGCTCGCGGCGATCGAGGAGGGCAATCTCGCCAAGGTGGCGGCGCAAGAGAACATATCGCTCTCGGCGGTCAGCCGGCGCATCTCCGACCTGGAGGGGCGGATCGGCGTCAAGCTGCTCCAGCGCCATGATCGCGGCGTCAGCCCGACTGACGCGGCGATCGCCAGCCTGCCCCGCCTGCGCGGGGTGTTCGACCTGATCGACCGGATGGCGGAGGATTTCGCCGAGGTCAGCGCCGGGACCCGGGGCGTGGTCCGCGTCCGCGCCCATCTGACCGCGATCATCGGCCGCCTGCCCGAGCGGATCGCCAGCTTCACCGCCGCGCATCCCGGCATCGACATCGTCGTCGACGAGGCGAACAGCCCCGACGTCGTCCACGCGCTCCAGGTCGGCGGGTGCGACCTCGGCTTCGTCTCCGGCACGATCGACACCGCCTCGCTCGACATCTTTCCCTGGATGGTCGACGAGCTGGTCGTCGTCATGCGGGACGATCACGCGCTGAGCGGGCAGGAACGGCTGCGCTTCGAGCAGCTCCTCGACCATCCGTTCATCGGCATGGCGACGGGCAGCTCGCTCCACACCCTGCTGCGCGGGCAGGCGGCGGCGCTCGGGCGCTCGCTCGACGAGGTCGCCCGCGTCAGCACCTTCGAGGGCGTGCGCGAGATGGTCGCGGCCGGGATGGGCGTCGGCATCCTGCCCTCGGCGGCGGTCGCGCGGGTCGCCGCCGCGCAGGGGATCGCGGTTCGCGGGCTCGATGAACCCTGGGCCGAACGGCCGCTGGTGATCTGCGCGCGCGACCGGGCGCAACTGTCGGCGGCGGCGCGCAAGTTCCTCGATCATCTGCTGGACGGCCAGGCCCCGAAACGGGGCTGA
- a CDS encoding L-carnitine dehydratase/bile acid-inducible protein F (PFAM: L-carnitine dehydratase/bile acid-inducible protein F): protein MDDRGARRPDAGMTQPATLAPVLSGLRVLEIGHFVAAPFCTRLLADLGADVVKIEPRGGDPVRQWGEMIDGRSLWWSMHGRNKRSVTVDLKSDKGRALILRLVAECDVVVENFRPGQLRKMGLGSEVLRGVRPDLIVAHVSGYGQDGPGANRAAFGVIGEAIGGLRYLTNQAPGTADLPPVRVGVSIGDSIAGLYAAFGVMAALWQRDRAGGDGRARTIDVALTESVLSMMEGMLPEYGALGKIKQPAGGGIATAAPTNAYPTADGQWVLIAANSEPLFAKLMTLVGHGELIGAPGYASNPERVANVDTLDQLIGAWTRTLSAGELVARLDASDIPNSKAYTAADCAADPQYRARGMVREVPDKHFGTVLQAGMVPHVPESPGTVRWAGPDLGEHTDEVLGELLGLAPAEIDALKQEGVL from the coding sequence ATGGACGATCGCGGCGCGCGGCGGCCAGATGCGGGGATGACCCAGCCAGCCACCCTCGCGCCGGTCCTGTCCGGCTTGCGCGTCCTCGAGATCGGCCATTTCGTCGCCGCGCCCTTCTGCACGCGGCTGCTGGCGGACCTGGGCGCCGACGTCGTCAAGATCGAGCCGCGCGGCGGCGATCCCGTCCGGCAATGGGGCGAGATGATCGACGGCCGCTCGCTATGGTGGTCGATGCACGGCCGCAACAAGCGCAGCGTCACGGTCGACCTCAAGTCGGACAAGGGCCGCGCGCTGATCCTGCGGCTGGTCGCCGAGTGCGATGTCGTCGTCGAGAATTTCCGCCCCGGCCAGCTTCGGAAGATGGGGCTCGGGTCCGAGGTGCTGCGCGGGGTGCGCCCCGACCTCATCGTCGCACATGTCTCGGGCTATGGGCAGGACGGGCCGGGCGCGAACCGCGCGGCGTTCGGCGTGATCGGCGAGGCGATCGGCGGCCTGCGCTACCTGACCAACCAGGCGCCCGGCACGGCCGACCTGCCGCCGGTGCGCGTCGGCGTCAGCATCGGCGATTCGATCGCCGGCCTCTATGCGGCCTTCGGGGTGATGGCGGCGCTGTGGCAGCGCGACCGCGCCGGCGGCGACGGGCGGGCGCGCACGATCGACGTCGCGCTGACCGAAAGCGTGCTCAGCATGATGGAGGGGATGCTCCCCGAATATGGCGCGCTCGGCAAGATCAAGCAGCCGGCCGGCGGCGGTATCGCGACCGCGGCGCCGACCAACGCCTATCCCACCGCCGACGGCCAATGGGTGCTGATCGCCGCCAATTCGGAGCCGCTGTTCGCCAAGCTGATGACGCTGGTCGGCCATGGAGAGCTGATCGGCGCGCCCGGCTATGCGAGCAATCCCGAGCGGGTCGCCAATGTCGACACGCTCGACCAGCTGATCGGCGCCTGGACCCGGACGCTGTCCGCCGGGGAACTGGTCGCCCGGCTCGACGCGAGCGACATCCCCAACAGCAAGGCCTACACCGCCGCCGACTGCGCCGCCGATCCGCAATATCGCGCGCGCGGCATGGTCCGCGAGGTGCCCGACAAGCATTTCGGGACGGTGCTCCAGGCCGGCATGGTGCCGCACGTCCCCGAATCGCCGGGCACGGTGCGCTGGGCCGGCCCCGACCTGGGCGAGCATACCGACGAGGTGCTCGGCGAACTGCTGGGCCTCGCCCCGGCCGAGATCGATGCATTGAAGCAGGAGGGCGTGCTGTGA
- a CDS encoding pyruvate carboxyltransferase (PFAM: pyruvate carboxyltransferase), giving the protein MSDAVQSVTIVEVGPRDGFQSVGPFIPTPHKIALIGRLHAAGLRRMETTSFVSPSALPQMADAAEIVAATDRLAGLDAQVLVPTARHAERAFAAGATHLSAVLSVSERHNMGNVRRTPMESVADYAQMVAMMPAGAAMRLNLATAFDCPHVGRIGADAVLALLDPLVAATADVEIALCDTTGRADPAQVRALFAAARDRFPEVRGWAFHGHDTYGLGAANVLAAWDVGIRVFDASVAGLGGCPFAPGATGNVATEDLVWMFDHMGVASGIDLDRLVDAARAVAELPGAQIGGRVRDALAARARKAAA; this is encoded by the coding sequence GTGAGCGACGCGGTGCAATCCGTCACGATCGTCGAGGTGGGGCCGCGCGACGGCTTCCAGTCGGTCGGTCCGTTCATCCCGACCCCGCACAAGATCGCGCTGATCGGGCGGCTCCATGCCGCCGGGCTGCGCCGGATGGAGACGACCTCCTTCGTCAGCCCCAGCGCGTTGCCGCAGATGGCCGACGCCGCCGAGATCGTCGCCGCGACCGATCGGCTGGCCGGCCTCGACGCGCAGGTGCTGGTGCCGACCGCGCGCCATGCCGAGCGGGCCTTCGCGGCGGGCGCGACGCATCTGAGCGCGGTGCTGTCGGTCAGCGAGCGGCACAATATGGGCAATGTCCGCCGCACGCCGATGGAGTCGGTCGCCGACTATGCGCAGATGGTGGCGATGATGCCGGCCGGCGCCGCGATGCGGCTGAACCTCGCCACCGCCTTCGATTGCCCGCATGTCGGGCGGATCGGGGCCGATGCGGTGCTGGCGCTGCTCGACCCGCTCGTCGCCGCGACCGCCGATGTCGAGATCGCGCTGTGCGACACCACCGGCCGCGCCGATCCGGCGCAGGTCCGCGCCCTGTTCGCCGCCGCGCGCGATCGCTTTCCGGAGGTGCGCGGCTGGGCGTTCCACGGCCACGACACCTATGGCCTGGGCGCGGCCAACGTCCTGGCGGCGTGGGACGTCGGCATCCGCGTGTTCGACGCCTCGGTCGCCGGGCTCGGCGGCTGCCCCTTCGCGCCGGGCGCGACCGGCAATGTCGCGACCGAGGACCTGGTCTGGATGTTCGACCATATGGGCGTCGCCAGCGGCATCGACCTCGACCGGCTGGTCGACGCGGCGCGCGCGGTGGCGGAGCTGCCCGGCGCGCAGATCGGCGGCCGGGTGCGCGACGCGCTGGCCGCCCGCGCCCGCAAGGCGGCGGCATGA